TCTCTTTCAAGCCCGGATTTCGAAAAAGCGTGAATCACACCGTTATATATCCGTATATCCGGATTGACACGCGAGGCTTTCAACTCGTTGTAAATCTTGATCAATTCTTTCGTCTCGTTGCAGTTCGTATAGCACGTTATGATCGTCGAATACGATATAACATCACGCGGGATCTTTCTATTACACATCTCCCACCATATCCTCTTTCCCTCTCGTGGACTACAAATAACGTTACACCATCcgtttaaaacaatgttaaaaCTTTTCGTCGTTAACGGGTAAACATCTTTGTTACGCTTCAACAAAACCTCCGCTTCCTTAACGTTTTTGTACCGACAAAGTGCGGATAAAAGATCATGAAACTCATGAACACCGGTTTGTAAACTAAACCGATGATACGCGTAAAACGTCTTTATAGCTTTATCCACATCATGAACAGCCGAATACTTTCGGATCATGATCAACAACGTCTGTTGACTCACCATTGACTCCCCACCGTTTCTTCCGCCTTTCTTCATCTCACTAATCAAAGCCCAAGCAGCGTTAAACCGTCTCGCTTTCCCCAATATCGCGATCACGCAATGGTACTGGCGAAACGAATGCGTGTAACCCGGTTGTTTCCTGGCCCATTGAAAGAACATAAACGCCGCCTTCCAATCGTTTCGTACCCGCGACAGAACTTCCGTCACAACGTCCATCGACACCGCCACATTACACCCCTCAAGATTCTTCCTTACAGCGGTGTAATCTCGACCCGGTTGCCCGATTATGTCCATTATCAATCCAACCCGTTTTTCAAGTTCACATTTATCAACAGAATCTTTAACTAAACCTAGGGTTTCACCACGATTTCCTACAGTTGAGGAACAAAAAAACACTGGGAAATTATGGGGTTTAACTTTAATTGGGTAATTATTCAAGGGATTTATCGGGCGAATTATAGATACataagttgttgttgttgttgttgaacatAAACTATTGCGATTTGAAAGCAGTAATAACAATGGTGGGACAATCTTTGTTCTGTACTTCCACATGGTTAATGTAAACCTAATTCATGTGAGGAATAGATACATGAGGATGGGTATGAGAAGAAGAAGCGATATGCATACATGAGCAGAAGCAGAGTAAGGGAAAACAATACATGCATACCAGGTGTTTGATAATATGCGTCAGAGAGAGTCCAGTTTGTGAATTCCGATTAGGGTCTAGAAAGAGAGGCTACAAAAGAACGAGTCAATATTGATTGGGTTATTTGGGCTAAAGTTTGGTTTGTATTTTGGTATTGGGCTAGTTATATGGTGGGTCAGATCCAATTGAATGATGTGTGCATACATATGGAGAAAGTGTAAAATAGAACAGTGTTTATCGTGTGTTACACACGTGAGCAGGAGATTAAGACGTGTGTCATTTCGTACcttttataacgtgcgtaattatgtatagggtagggatatgataaaaagtgtctaaaatgtaagaagggtaagaagtgttttaaaccattggatatttgatctaatggttgagatcaatagggtataaaatgtaaattgtgttttaattagaaggaccttatgtaaaaattgaagggcaatagtgacttttccaacatttcaaatatggtaaccgtttcaaaaccacccatcaaactcctaaagatcagcgaattatatgtaaccgccatcaatctccaaaaaaaatcagcgaatttcttcatactttaaaacattcccagatttttaaaacgtaatcgcagattcaagtcatggtgttttatctggagagattgttgatggcgtggtgttttatctggagacattgttcatggcgtagtgttttataaatacaaaacattcccagattttaaaacaccatgactaggattcaagtcatggtgttttatctggagaccttgttcatagtgtggtgttttaaacatctatgattcaagtcatggtgttttatcaggagacattattcatggcgtggtgttttatcaatacaaaaacattcccatattttaaaacaccatgactatgattcaagtcatggtgtttttacATCTGGGCAAtcaaatacaaaacattcccagattttaaaacaccatgactaggattcaagtcatggtgttttatctggagaccttgttcatagtgtggtgttttaaacatctatgattcaagtcatggtgttttatcaggagacattattcatggcgtggtgttttataaatacaaaaacaCCATGACGGTGAATGATTTGTGGAGACGAAAGAAATTGGTGACGATGGTCGGAGATGCAGACGATGGTCGGAGAAGATGATCTGAGAACTAATGGCGATTTTATGATGAGAATTTACGATCACCATCCTAAAAAAACTCATTAGCGGTTATTTTTTTTAGCAATTATCTAggaaatcaattaattgataagaatggacaattactaatatacccttttgaattaattaagattagggacacttgtcattctcacattatttctcacacttcttacaaaagttggactttgtacaggatcctttaCTATTATgtatataacatgcgtaattagtAATTAGGGCTTGCAACAACTTATGCGTAATTTTGAGTTTAACATGCGTAATTTTCGTGTTTGGTGGCATGTgggttttgatttttttataacgtacgtaattatgcaaataacgtGCATGATTAGTGTTTAACCAAACCATGCGTAATTATGCATTATAACATGTGTAATTATGTCAAGTTAATTACTATTGTGCCACCGCGTTCAATTGAAGGCCAAGAGTAGGTCAGATGTGCAATTGATATGCTCACGTACGCTTCACACTGTTGTACGTTAACTGGCctctttatatataaatataattgtaTATTTGTGTGTGTATAATAAGTTAAAAAACAATTCGAGCTGAGCCAAGCGGACATTTACTCATACTTTTCTCATTTATAAACCGAACAAAACCGAAAATCGAACAAGCATTTTCTGAGCAAGCAACGAGCAATTTAGATGAAAATTTGTCAAGAAAATATAATAGTGATCaccaaattttattttattaaaactacaTGAAAATAAAAATCCTATAAAATGTACCGTTTGTGTTGATCACAAAGTTTATGTAACACTTAGATATACCCTtattttgtattaaaaaaatatcCAACATTAATAGAAAACTTTTCATAAGCACGTGATATATGATGCTATACAAATCCACAAAGATTTGCTAGTGATTTAGTTTACCACATCACAAaaattctcttttttttttccctAGAAAAGTATGGCAACAATCATATCTATATGATATGATGCGTTATTTTCTATAAGATATCATATCACATTCACATTTgcctttcaaaataaaaatatcacATTCACATTTGCCTTTCAATCAAGTTAAATGTtgccgtataacaatatattcATTAAAATTGACTCTAATGGCTACGGCTGCAAACAAAtcaaacgttcagcgaacagttcgtcaATCGTTCGGCggaaagttcgtttgtgttcgaatgaacgaacacgaacaaaaaatttggTTTGTTtagttaaacgaacaaacatgaacagaggccgcattcgttcatttatgttcgtgaacgctCGATAAAGTGTTCGTtaatgtttttagtttttatattttatttaaatacttcaaaactccggcaaataaaatatttaataagtgtcagtgtattaaATATTTTGTTCTTGAATGCTTGTTGTGTTAATTTGTTTCcattgtgttcatgaacgttagTTTGTGCTTTTCATCAACGTTCTTTTTCGGCCGTTGCCTAAAGTTAATAAACGAGCACGAACAAAgacatttccttaacaaacgaacgcAAACATAAAAtttcgttcgataagtgttcataaacatatatatttcttaacaaacaaacatggACAAggttttgtttatgtttgttccgttcatttgcagccctactAATGGCGTTTGACCATGTAAATGCTTTATCTAATTAGGAACCAATCTTTAACAGTTTCACCTTTAAACCAAAGTACCGAACTATAAACATCCCTAGTCGGCACTAGCAGAGTAGGAGGCATTAGAAGAGCGGTAGGGCGATGAAAAACTAAGCCATTTTAGAAGCAATCGCGTATTGTAAGGGACGTTTGACCCTAGTTTTGTCAAGGCTAAAAAGAACACACACGCGGTTAACCAGCATGGTTAATAATCAAAATCCAaatgaataataaaaaaaaaaaaaaaaaaaaaaaaaaaaaaaaaaaccaacacaTATGAAGTTATGAACACCCCCACCATTGCCAATGGTGTATAATCATGAATCTGACTGAGTTTGTTGGTTCAAATATTCAATCAAAGTAATGTGTTCATCTACAAAATGCACCTAATCTTCCAATGGGGAATAACAAAAACACAAAACCTAACAATTACAAACTCCAAAGTATAGCTCTTTTGTAACAAGCAAACCCTAAATTCCACTGTCGGATCTCGAAAAGACGGATTTGCCCTTCTCCATATGTTAACCCCGCCATCCATCAGCTATCGCAGCATCTCATAACGCACCTTcctgttcat
This is a stretch of genomic DNA from Helianthus annuus cultivar XRQ/B chromosome 16, HanXRQr2.0-SUNRISE, whole genome shotgun sequence. It encodes these proteins:
- the LOC110916734 gene encoding pentatricopeptide repeat-containing protein At5g15010, mitochondrial isoform X2, yielding MWKYRTKIVPPLLLLLSNRNSLCSTTTTTTYVSIIRPINPLNNYPIKVKPHNFPVFFCSSTVGNRGETLGLVKDSVDKCELEKRVGLIMDIIGQPGRDYTAVRKNLEGCNVAVSMDVVTEVLSRVRNDWKAAFMFFQWARKQPGYTHSFRQYHCVIAILGKARRFNAAWALISEMKKGGRNGGESMVSQQTLLIMIRKYSAVHDVDKAIKTFYAYHRFSLQTGVHEFHDLLSALCRYKNVKEAEVLLKRNKDVYPLTTKSFNIVLNGWCNVICSPREGKRIWWEMCNRKIPRDVISYSTIITCYTNCNETKELIKIYNELKASRVNPDIRIYNGVIHAFSKSGLEREARELMKSMKEKGIHPNTSTYNSMIIPLCKKGKTLDAFNLFDEMLRRRLSPTVQTYNAFFRASRTSEQALSILKQMNRIGCCVNHETYTMLITKFCRWDTFENVWKLWDEMISNGLDPDRSSYVALVNGLFLNGKFEEAYKYHVEMKSKGLLPEPEIEQKLQAWLTAKQSTERSMIDSRTKCSDG
- the LOC110916734 gene encoding pentatricopeptide repeat-containing protein At5g15010, mitochondrial isoform X1, producing MWKYRTKIVPPLLLLLSNRNSLCSTTTTTTYVSIIRPINPLNNYPIKVKPHNFPVFFCSSTVGNRGETLGLVKDSVDKCELEKRVGLIMDIIGQPGRDYTAVRKNLEGCNVAVSMDVVTEVLSRVRNDWKAAFMFFQWARKQPGYTHSFRQYHCVIAILGKARRFNAAWALISEMKKGGRNGGESMVSQQTLLIMIRKYSAVHDVDKAIKTFYAYHRFSLQTGVHEFHDLLSALCRYKNVKEAEVLLKRNKDVYPLTTKSFNIVLNGWCNVICSPREGKRIWWEMCNRKIPRDVISYSTIITCYTNCNETKELIKIYNELKASRVNPDIRIYNGVIHAFSKSGLEREARELMKSMKEKGIHPNTSTYNSMIIPLCKKGKTLDAFNLFDEMLRRRLSPTVQTYNAFFRASRTSEQALSILKQMNRIGCCVNHETYTMLITKFCRWDTFENVWKLWDEMISNGLDPDRSSYVALVNGLFLNGKFEEAYKYHVEMKSKGLLPEPEIEQKLQAWLTAKQSTERSMIDSRTKCSDGYLNYELLAAA
- the LOC110916734 gene encoding pentatricopeptide repeat-containing protein At5g15010, mitochondrial isoform X3, with translation MWKYRTKIVPPLLLLLSNRNSLCSTTTTTTYVSIIRPINPLNNYPIKVKPHNFPVFFCSSTVGNRGETLGLVKDSVDKCELEKRVGLIMDIIGQPGRDYTAVRKNLEGCNVAVSMDVVTEVLSRVRNDWKAAFMFFQWARKQPGYTHSFRQYHCVIAILGKARRFNAAWALISEMKKGGRNGGESMVSQQTLLIMIRKYSAVHDVDKAIKTFYAYHRFSLQTGVHEFHDLLSALCRYKNVKEAEVLLKRNKDVYPLTTKSFNIVLNGWCNVICSPREGKRIWWEMCNRKIPRDVISYSTIITCYTNCNETKELIKIYNELKASRVNPDIRIYNGVIHAFSKSGLEREARELMKSMKEKGIHPNTSTYNSMIIPLCKKGKTLDAFNLFDEMLRRRLSPTVQTYNAFFRASRTSEQALSILKQMNRIGCCVNHETYTMLITKFCRWDTFENVWKLWDEMISNGLDPDRSSYVALVNGLFLNGKFEEAYKYHVEMKSKGLLPEPEIEQKLQAWLTAKQSTERSMIDSRTKFI